From a single Methanofollis sp. W23 genomic region:
- a CDS encoding ABC transporter ATP-binding protein translates to MIELQHIAKSFDATQVLSDVNAVIQDGEIFAVIGPSGSGKSTLLRMINLLDSPTSGRILLDGTDIHGERSQMLEFRRRMAMVFQRPAVFNMSVYENIAYGLRLRHLPEEETREKVGWALEVIGLAGYETRQARTLSGGEMQRVALARAVVTAPAVLLMDEPTANLDPVSTAAIEELVVRINREQGQTVIISTHDMHQGQRLAHRIGVLMDGVFSQVGTPREVFATPKNKHVARFVGIENILSGEIADTSEGVVTIDVGGGVQVQAVAPFQVGTRVCACIKPEDITLYLVDGSLISARNVLAGTVTEMKAYGPLNHLTIDCGIPLTVLITWKSAEDLEIRVGKRVRLSFKASAVHVVEDEG, encoded by the coding sequence ATGATCGAGCTCCAGCATATCGCAAAATCATTCGACGCCACCCAGGTCCTCAGTGACGTGAACGCCGTCATCCAGGACGGGGAGATCTTTGCGGTGATCGGGCCGTCGGGCTCTGGCAAGTCCACCCTCCTGCGGATGATCAACCTCCTCGACAGTCCCACCAGTGGCCGTATCCTCCTTGACGGCACCGACATCCATGGCGAACGTTCGCAGATGCTCGAGTTCAGGAGGAGAATGGCGATGGTCTTCCAGCGCCCGGCGGTCTTCAATATGAGCGTCTATGAGAACATCGCCTATGGCCTCAGGCTCAGGCACCTCCCTGAAGAGGAGACCAGGGAGAAGGTGGGATGGGCGCTGGAGGTGATCGGGCTTGCAGGATATGAGACGCGCCAGGCCCGCACCCTCTCGGGCGGGGAGATGCAGCGGGTCGCCCTGGCCCGTGCGGTGGTCACCGCCCCGGCGGTCCTCCTGATGGACGAACCGACCGCCAACCTCGACCCGGTCTCGACAGCGGCGATCGAGGAACTGGTGGTGCGGATCAATCGCGAGCAGGGCCAGACGGTGATCATCTCCACGCACGACATGCACCAGGGCCAGCGTCTCGCCCACCGGATCGGGGTCCTGATGGACGGGGTCTTCTCCCAGGTGGGAACCCCTCGGGAAGTCTTTGCAACACCGAAGAACAAGCATGTCGCGAGGTTTGTCGGGATCGAGAACATCCTCTCTGGCGAGATCGCCGACACCTCAGAGGGGGTCGTCACCATCGATGTCGGGGGAGGGGTGCAGGTCCAGGCCGTCGCCCCGTTCCAGGTCGGCACCAGGGTCTGCGCCTGCATCAAGCCAGAAGACATCACCCTATACCTCGTGGACGGCAGTCTGATCAGCGCCCGTAATGTCCTTGCCGGCACGGTCACGGAGATGAAGGCCTATGGCCCGCTCAACCACCTCACCATCGACTGCGGGATCCCCCTCACCGTCCTGATCACCTGGAAGTCGGCAGAGGACCTGGAGATCAGGGTCGGGAAGAGGGTGCGCCTCTCTTTCAAGGCAAGCGCGGTCCATGTGGTGGAAGACGAAGGATGA
- a CDS encoding phenylalanine--tRNA ligase subunit alpha produces the protein MADLTLNEKKLLVALAPLGEARAGDLAAALQTTEEAAVQYANLCAEHGLAAVERVSTTTYTLTPEGEDYREHGLPERQIYESFGDAIPMKDLQAHPLSRIGIGWLRKKGWVAIKKGVAEKTGEAPAGEDETALADLKVGMPGIPDLLKRNLVEEHEAVSYHIAITREGRALVEAGLDLVEETGTLTREQIITGSWREAHLRRYSLATPPKREYPGKVHPYQRIIDEVKRVLLDMGFVEMQGEIVLSAFWDFDALFQPQDHPAREMQDTFYLDQTEPMPEGWEKVRDMHLSGGETTSTGWGGVWDPEVAQKCVLRTHTTPLSVKYLISHPKPPVKAFALGRVYRREAIDPTHLPEFEQLEGIVMDDGVSFRHLLGFLKEFYNRMGFEEVRFRPGYFPYTEPSVEPEVWVDGLGWVELGGAGIFRQEVTAPWGIDTPVLAWGLGISRIAMLRLGLKDLRQLYRSDIEWLRESPAIRRQE, from the coding sequence ATGGCTGACCTCACCTTGAATGAGAAGAAACTCCTCGTCGCTCTTGCCCCGCTCGGCGAGGCCAGGGCCGGGGATCTGGCGGCGGCCTTGCAGACAACCGAGGAGGCGGCCGTCCAGTATGCGAATCTCTGCGCCGAGCACGGGCTTGCCGCGGTCGAGCGGGTGAGCACGACGACCTACACCCTCACCCCTGAGGGCGAGGACTACAGGGAGCACGGCCTCCCTGAGAGACAGATCTACGAGAGTTTCGGGGACGCGATCCCGATGAAAGACCTCCAGGCCCACCCGCTCTCGCGCATCGGGATCGGGTGGCTCAGGAAGAAAGGCTGGGTCGCGATCAAGAAAGGTGTCGCCGAAAAGACCGGCGAGGCCCCGGCAGGCGAGGACGAGACCGCCCTCGCCGACCTGAAGGTCGGGATGCCGGGCATCCCCGACCTGCTCAAACGCAACCTCGTCGAGGAGCACGAGGCGGTCTCGTACCATATCGCGATCACCCGGGAGGGCCGGGCCCTTGTCGAGGCCGGGCTCGACCTGGTCGAGGAGACCGGGACGCTCACCAGGGAGCAGATCATCACCGGGTCGTGGCGCGAGGCACACCTCAGGCGGTACAGCCTTGCGACCCCGCCAAAGCGGGAGTACCCCGGCAAGGTCCACCCTTATCAGCGGATCATCGACGAGGTGAAGAGGGTGCTCCTGGACATGGGGTTTGTGGAGATGCAGGGCGAGATCGTCCTCTCCGCCTTCTGGGACTTTGACGCCCTCTTCCAGCCCCAGGACCACCCTGCCCGCGAGATGCAGGACACCTTCTACCTGGACCAGACCGAGCCCATGCCTGAGGGCTGGGAGAAGGTGCGCGACATGCACCTCTCAGGCGGCGAGACCACCTCGACAGGGTGGGGCGGCGTCTGGGATCCTGAGGTCGCGCAAAAATGCGTGCTCCGCACCCACACCACTCCGCTCTCAGTCAAATATCTCATCTCCCACCCCAAACCCCCGGTCAAGGCCTTTGCCCTCGGCCGGGTCTACCGGCGGGAAGCGATCGACCCCACCCACCTGCCCGAGTTCGAGCAGCTGGAAGGGATCGTCATGGACGACGGAGTCTCGTTCAGGCACCTCCTCGGGTTCCTCAAGGAATTCTACAACAGGATGGGCTTTGAAGAGGTGCGGTTCAGGCCTGGCTACTTCCCGTATACCGAACCCTCGGTCGAGCCCGAGGTCTGGGTCGACGGCCTGGGCTGGGTCGAACTCGGCGGCGCCGGGATCTTCAGGCAGGAGGTCACCGCCCCGTGGGGGATCGACACCCCGGTCCTCGCCTGGGGGCTCGGGATCAGCAGGATCGCGATGCTCCGCCTCGGCCTCAAAGACCTCAGGCAACTCTACCGCAGCGACATCGAGTGGCTCAGGGAGAGCCCGGCGATCAGGAGGCAGGAGTGA
- a CDS encoding tryptophan--tRNA ligase, whose protein sequence is MTQGINPWASDQSIDVGKLFAEFGIEPIENVTGGLVTVPSFIRRGVVVGHRDYGLIAEAIREKKHFNVMTGFMPSGHPHLGHLMVMKEVAWHVAQGGTGYIGVADREAHAVRGLSWRQCKEYGREYLSCLYALGYEGHTYYQSENTPLKDLAFEAATRINFSELSAIYGFTQDTALAHAMSVATQVGDILYPQLDGGPAPTVVPVGIDQDPHIRLTRDVAHKLRLFTVEQREGYVSVRGKNAPEAAIDAVKAAYPGSKRYEAHVDIPGAALTEVEERVRGIERAHGGFGFFLPSATYHTFMPGLQGGKMSSSVPESFISFWESDKDLKKKVMGALTGGRMTLEEQKKRGGEPEKCPVYLLNLYHMTPDDEELVEICRKCREGELMCGTCKKETLARTKEFLKDFREKMDETAHLVEG, encoded by the coding sequence ATGACACAGGGGATCAATCCATGGGCAAGCGACCAGTCGATCGATGTCGGAAAACTCTTTGCAGAGTTCGGCATCGAACCGATTGAGAATGTGACCGGCGGTCTTGTGACCGTCCCCTCCTTCATACGCAGGGGGGTCGTCGTGGGTCACCGGGACTATGGGCTGATCGCAGAGGCGATCAGGGAGAAGAAGCATTTCAATGTGATGACCGGGTTCATGCCCTCAGGCCACCCGCACCTGGGCCACCTGATGGTGATGAAAGAGGTGGCCTGGCACGTCGCCCAGGGGGGGACCGGCTACATCGGCGTCGCCGACCGCGAGGCTCACGCGGTGCGGGGGCTCTCATGGCGGCAGTGCAAGGAGTACGGGCGTGAATATCTCTCATGCCTGTATGCGCTCGGGTATGAGGGGCACACCTACTATCAGAGCGAGAACACCCCTCTCAAGGACCTCGCCTTCGAGGCGGCGACCAGGATCAACTTCTCCGAACTCTCGGCGATCTATGGCTTCACCCAGGACACGGCCCTTGCCCATGCGATGAGCGTCGCCACCCAGGTCGGCGACATCCTGTATCCGCAACTCGACGGCGGCCCGGCCCCGACGGTGGTGCCGGTCGGGATCGATCAGGACCCGCACATAAGACTGACGCGCGACGTCGCCCACAAACTCCGCCTCTTTACCGTCGAGCAGCGGGAGGGCTATGTCAGCGTCCGCGGGAAGAACGCGCCCGAGGCTGCGATCGACGCCGTTAAAGCCGCCTATCCTGGCTCGAAGCGCTACGAGGCCCATGTGGACATCCCGGGCGCCGCCCTCACCGAGGTCGAGGAGAGGGTGCGCGGGATCGAGAGGGCGCATGGCGGGTTCGGGTTCTTCCTGCCGTCTGCGACCTATCACACCTTCATGCCAGGTCTCCAGGGGGGCAAGATGTCTTCGAGCGTCCCTGAGAGTTTCATCTCCTTCTGGGAGAGCGACAAGGATCTCAAGAAGAAGGTGATGGGGGCGCTCACCGGCGGGCGGATGACCCTTGAGGAGCAGAAGAAACGCGGGGGCGAGCCTGAGAAGTGTCCGGTCTATCTCCTCAACCTGTATCATATGACCCCTGACGACGAGGAACTCGTCGAGATCTGCCGCAAGTGCCGGGAGGGCGAACTGATGTGCGGCACCTGCAAGAAGGAGACGCTTGCGCGGACAAAAGAGTTCCTGAAAGACTTCAGGGAAAAGATGGACGAAACAGCACATCTGGTGGAAGGATAG
- the nifB gene encoding nitrogenase cofactor biosynthesis protein NifB translates to MADEGYRNANVEGHEVPYDPEQLRKVKDHPCYSEKAHHTCGRCHLPVAPKCNIQCNYCVRDFDCVNESRPGVTSKVIKPEESLELVKKVIAQFPYVKVIGIAGPGEPLANPETFETLRVVHEAFPHLIMCLSTNGLLLPDSIDELVKYDVGNVTVTLNAIDPAIGEQIYSYVNYEGTHYTGREAAEVLLEHQIEGIRMAVERKMFVKVNCVYIPGINDEHIPAIAKKVGEIGAFSFNLIPLIPQYKLAHITPPTPAEKRAMQDRCAPYIKQMRHCARCRSDAIGRLGHDVQSRIYCEGSCHDEREE, encoded by the coding sequence ATGGCCGATGAAGGATACAGGAACGCAAATGTCGAGGGACACGAGGTACCCTACGACCCGGAACAACTGCGGAAGGTCAAAGACCATCCCTGTTACAGTGAAAAAGCTCACCACACCTGCGGGCGCTGTCACCTGCCGGTCGCGCCCAAGTGCAATATCCAGTGCAATTACTGTGTGCGGGACTTTGACTGCGTGAACGAGAGCAGACCGGGAGTGACTTCTAAAGTTATCAAGCCTGAAGAAAGTCTTGAACTGGTAAAAAAGGTCATAGCGCAATTCCCGTACGTGAAAGTGATCGGGATCGCAGGGCCTGGCGAACCCCTTGCCAACCCCGAGACCTTCGAAACCCTGCGGGTGGTCCATGAGGCCTTCCCGCACCTGATCATGTGCCTCTCGACAAACGGCCTCCTCCTCCCCGACTCGATCGACGAGCTCGTGAAGTACGATGTCGGCAATGTGACGGTGACGCTCAATGCCATCGACCCCGCGATCGGCGAGCAGATCTATTCATATGTCAATTACGAGGGCACCCACTATACCGGGCGGGAAGCGGCAGAGGTTCTCCTTGAGCACCAGATCGAGGGGATCAGGATGGCGGTCGAGCGCAAGATGTTCGTGAAGGTCAACTGCGTCTACATCCCCGGGATCAATGACGAGCACATCCCGGCGATCGCCAAGAAGGTCGGAGAGATAGGTGCCTTCTCTTTCAACCTCATCCCTCTCATCCCGCAGTACAAACTGGCCCACATCACCCCGCCGACCCCGGCGGAGAAGCGGGCGATGCAGGACCGGTGCGCCCCCTACATCAAGCAGATGCGCCACTGCGCACGGTGCCGTTCCGACGCCATCGGGAGACTCGGGCACGACGTCCAGTCCAGGATCTACTGCGAGGGCAGCTGCCACGACGAGAGAGAAGAATAA
- a CDS encoding metallophosphoesterase, translated as MVKPGLLVCIFMLIVLVVIPAALYLSASAEAETLTITHLQVEGVPGTVVFIADLHLREETAPLIERAVEEVNALSPALVLMGGDFVSSGEDDLPYLGLFAGIEAPTYAVLGNHEYRRSTRDVDRETLEEANLTVEGYDLSPLDDGSADAALADAVTARLEAAGVEVLRNDYAVEMIDGRRLLIVGLDDALAGRTAYPDDLPGADYTLVLLHEPEYRAAWDADLLLCGHTHGGQVDLPLIGKPAAWFGHWPFAGRLEEGDRTLYVSRGLGTTPFLGMELRFNCPPEIVVIEG; from the coding sequence ATGGTGAAGCCAGGGCTTCTTGTGTGTATCTTTATGCTCATCGTCCTCGTTGTCATCCCCGCGGCATTGTACCTCTCGGCCTCTGCGGAGGCGGAGACCCTCACCATCACACACCTGCAGGTCGAGGGCGTGCCTGGCACGGTCGTCTTCATCGCCGACCTCCATCTCAGGGAAGAGACCGCTCCGCTCATCGAGCGGGCGGTCGAGGAGGTGAATGCCCTCTCCCCGGCACTGGTGCTGATGGGGGGAGATTTTGTCTCGTCAGGGGAGGACGACCTCCCGTACCTCGGCCTCTTCGCCGGGATCGAGGCGCCGACCTATGCGGTCCTGGGCAACCATGAATATCGACGCTCCACGCGAGACGTCGACCGCGAAACCCTGGAAGAGGCCAACCTCACCGTCGAGGGCTACGACCTCTCCCCGCTTGACGACGGAAGTGCCGATGCGGCCCTTGCCGACGCCGTCACTGCACGGCTTGAGGCGGCCGGGGTGGAGGTGCTCAGGAACGACTACGCGGTGGAAATGATCGACGGCCGGCGTCTCCTCATTGTCGGCCTCGACGACGCCCTTGCCGGGCGGACGGCATATCCCGACGACCTGCCTGGCGCCGACTATACCCTCGTCCTCCTCCATGAACCCGAGTACCGGGCGGCATGGGACGCTGACCTCCTCCTCTGCGGCCACACGCACGGCGGGCAGGTCGACCTCCCTCTCATCGGGAAGCCCGCGGCATGGTTCGGCCACTGGCCCTTTGCCGGGCGGCTGGAGGAAGGTGACCGGACCCTCTATGTCAGCCGTGGGCTTGGGACCACGCCCTTCCTCGGGATGGAGTTGAGGTTCAACTGCCCGCCTGAGATTGTGGTCATCGAGGGGTAG
- the pheT gene encoding phenylalanine--tRNA ligase subunit beta has product MAVITLNYEYLERLVGTDRETILERLPLIGSDIERTFDDHIDVEFFPDRVDLYSTEGVARAMRGYLGIEEGLPEYEVTPSGIAFSVDPGLASIRPHLGSAVIRNVHLDEAGIESLMALQESLHWALGRGRRKVAIGVHDLDTVTPPFRYLASPRDRRFVPLDFEEERSMEEILAEHPKGRDYARLVEEFERFPLIVDANDQVLSFPPIINGELTRVTTGTRNILLDCTGTDERAVRMAANIICAALAETGATIESVEIEGTPYPDLSPAERVVSAAECARILGIDLTAEEMAALLQKMRFGAEALPDGKVRVLVPPYRADIMHDWDIFEDVAVAYGFDNFEAALPPTFTTGKEHPIAVLQREVRSVFTGMGYLEVMPFTLTSERVLYDQMRREPSPEVLRVAKPISEEQTVVRTEILPLLMEILEINCHRELPQRVFATGDVIRGTHTTQTVASVSLHPGADFSEAYAMMETLCRECGVAAEFAESKDPGFIDGRRGDVLVDGKRVGVFGEVHPDVLTAFSLEHPVAALELDLTAVPGYPVRPDTP; this is encoded by the coding sequence ATGGCAGTCATCACCCTCAATTACGAATATCTGGAACGGCTTGTCGGCACTGATAGAGAGACCATCCTCGAGCGCCTGCCCCTCATCGGGTCAGACATCGAGCGGACCTTCGACGACCATATCGATGTGGAGTTCTTCCCAGACCGCGTCGATCTCTACTCCACCGAGGGCGTGGCCAGGGCGATGCGGGGATACCTGGGGATCGAGGAGGGGTTGCCCGAGTACGAGGTCACCCCTTCAGGGATCGCCTTCTCGGTCGACCCGGGCCTTGCCTCGATCAGGCCGCACCTTGGTTCGGCTGTGATCAGGAACGTCCATCTGGACGAGGCCGGGATCGAGAGCCTGATGGCTCTCCAGGAGTCCTTGCACTGGGCCCTGGGCCGGGGCAGGCGGAAGGTGGCGATCGGGGTCCATGACCTGGACACCGTCACCCCGCCTTTCCGCTACCTCGCCTCGCCGCGGGACCGGAGGTTCGTCCCCCTCGACTTCGAGGAGGAACGTTCGATGGAGGAGATCCTTGCCGAGCACCCGAAGGGCCGGGACTATGCCCGGCTGGTCGAGGAGTTTGAGCGCTTCCCGCTCATCGTCGATGCGAACGATCAGGTCCTCTCCTTCCCGCCGATCATCAACGGCGAACTGACCAGGGTCACCACCGGCACCAGGAACATCCTTCTCGACTGCACCGGCACCGACGAGCGGGCAGTGCGGATGGCGGCGAACATCATCTGCGCCGCCCTCGCCGAGACCGGGGCGACGATCGAGAGCGTGGAGATCGAGGGCACGCCGTACCCCGACCTCAGCCCTGCAGAGCGGGTCGTGAGCGCGGCCGAGTGCGCTCGCATCCTTGGGATCGACCTCACGGCCGAGGAGATGGCGGCGCTCCTGCAAAAGATGCGTTTCGGTGCGGAGGCCCTGCCCGACGGGAAGGTCCGGGTGCTCGTGCCCCCGTACCGTGCCGACATCATGCACGACTGGGACATCTTCGAGGACGTGGCCGTCGCCTACGGGTTCGACAACTTCGAGGCGGCACTCCCGCCGACCTTCACCACCGGCAAGGAGCACCCGATCGCCGTCCTCCAGCGGGAGGTCAGGTCGGTCTTCACCGGGATGGGCTATCTCGAGGTGATGCCCTTCACCCTCACGAGCGAGCGGGTGCTCTACGACCAGATGCGACGCGAGCCCTCGCCTGAGGTGCTCAGGGTCGCCAAACCGATCTCAGAAGAACAGACCGTGGTGCGGACCGAGATCCTCCCGCTCCTCATGGAGATCCTGGAGATCAACTGCCACCGCGAACTCCCGCAGCGGGTCTTTGCGACCGGCGACGTGATCCGCGGGACCCACACCACACAGACCGTGGCCTCGGTCTCGCTCCATCCGGGCGCTGACTTCTCCGAGGCCTACGCCATGATGGAAACCCTCTGCCGCGAGTGCGGGGTGGCCGCGGAGTTCGCCGAGTCAAAAGATCCGGGCTTCATCGACGGCCGGCGCGGCGATGTCCTGGTGGACGGAAAAAGAGTGGGGGTCTTTGGCGAGGTCCACCCCGACGTCCTCACCGCCTTCTCCCTTGAGCACCCGGTGGCGGCGCTCGAACTCGACCTTACCGCCGTACCTGGATACCCCGTCCGGCCAGATACTCCTTGA
- the hisF gene encoding imidazole glycerol phosphate synthase subunit HisF has translation MPLTKRIIPCLDIKNGRVVKGTHFEGLRDAGDPVELAARYNEQGADEVVFLDITASKEKRGTLIPVIERAADELFLPLTVGGGIRSIEEIQQVLRAGADKVSLNTSAVTDPDLITEAAERFGRQCVVVALDVRAHPEMKEGATPITLADGREVWYEVVTMGGSHPTGLDAVAWAEEVEKRGAGEILLTSMETDGTKAGFDIPITRAISERVGIPVIASGGVGTLEHFWEGFALGKADACLAASVFHYGEMTVSQVKEYLAGRGIQVRR, from the coding sequence ATGCCACTCACCAAGCGGATCATCCCCTGCCTCGACATCAAGAACGGGCGGGTCGTGAAAGGGACGCACTTCGAAGGGTTGCGGGACGCCGGGGACCCGGTGGAACTGGCCGCGAGGTACAATGAACAGGGCGCGGACGAGGTGGTCTTCCTGGACATCACCGCCTCGAAAGAGAAGCGGGGGACGCTCATCCCGGTCATCGAGCGGGCCGCGGACGAACTCTTCCTCCCGCTCACCGTCGGCGGCGGGATCAGGAGCATCGAGGAGATCCAGCAGGTGCTCAGGGCCGGCGCCGACAAGGTCTCGCTCAACACCAGCGCCGTCACCGACCCTGACCTCATCACCGAGGCCGCCGAGCGGTTCGGGAGGCAGTGCGTCGTCGTGGCCCTCGACGTGCGGGCACACCCGGAGATGAAAGAAGGGGCAACCCCCATCACCCTGGCCGATGGGCGCGAGGTCTGGTACGAGGTGGTGACCATGGGCGGGTCACACCCGACCGGGCTCGACGCCGTGGCGTGGGCAGAAGAGGTGGAAAAACGGGGCGCCGGCGAGATCCTGCTCACCAGCATGGAGACCGACGGGACGAAGGCCGGGTTCGACATCCCGATCACCCGCGCCATTTCTGAACGCGTCGGCATCCCGGTCATCGCGAGCGGAGGCGTCGGCACCCTCGAACATTTCTGGGAAGGCTTCGCCCTCGGCAAGGCCGATGCCTGCCTTGCCGCGAGCGTCTTCCACTACGGGGAGATGACCGTCAGCCAGGTCAAGGAGTATCTGGCCGGACGGGGTATCCAGGTACGGCGGTAA
- a CDS encoding DNA glycosylase, with protein sequence MKNSITLRTDTPLDLDATLGCGQAFRWEKGADGTWSGTARGRAIQIRQDGKTLSFTGADEAFITDYFALDLDLDEVLSSIDTDPAIHRAVAACRGLRILRQEPFETLISYICATNTNIPAVKKRVRLLSERYGTPLPGGAHAFPDAAALAPCSEDALRACVLGYRAPYVCATAQMCADDPEWAARVADLPYQEAKTELLRFPGVGPKAADCILLFAFQQYRAFPVDVWIRRIMRRTYLPHLREHGGMGSREYEEIASFARRHFGKYAGWAQEYLYCVREDE encoded by the coding sequence ATGAAGAATTCCATCACTCTCAGGACCGACACTCCACTTGACCTCGACGCCACGCTCGGGTGCGGGCAGGCATTCAGGTGGGAGAAGGGTGCGGACGGCACCTGGTCGGGGACAGCGAGGGGACGGGCAATCCAGATCAGGCAGGACGGCAAGACCCTTTCCTTCACTGGAGCGGATGAGGCATTCATCACCGACTACTTCGCCCTCGACCTCGACCTTGACGAGGTTCTCTCCTCCATTGACACCGACCCCGCGATCCACCGCGCGGTCGCCGCCTGCAGGGGCCTGCGCATCCTCAGGCAGGAGCCCTTCGAGACTCTCATCTCCTATATCTGCGCCACCAACACCAACATCCCGGCGGTCAAAAAACGGGTCCGCCTCCTTTCTGAGCGCTACGGCACACCCCTTCCAGGTGGGGCCCATGCCTTCCCGGACGCGGCGGCCCTCGCGCCCTGCAGCGAGGACGCCCTCAGGGCATGCGTCCTTGGTTACCGGGCGCCCTATGTCTGCGCGACCGCACAGATGTGCGCGGACGATCCTGAATGGGCGGCACGGGTCGCCGACCTTCCCTATCAGGAAGCAAAAACCGAACTCCTCCGCTTCCCTGGCGTCGGTCCCAAGGCCGCCGACTGTATCCTCCTCTTCGCCTTCCAGCAATACAGGGCCTTCCCGGTGGACGTCTGGATCAGGCGGATCATGCGCCGCACCTATCTCCCTCACCTGCGCGAGCACGGCGGGATGGGTTCACGGGAGTACGAGGAGATCGCCTCCTTCGCCCGCCGGCACTTCGGGAAGTACGCCGGGTGGGCGCAGGAGTACCTCTACTGTGTCCGTGAAGACGAGTAG
- a CDS encoding adenosylhomocysteinase, translating to MKTGQQKMDWARQYMPVLGSIRKEFEETKPLAGVTIGMALHVEAKTAVLVETLAAGGAEVHITGCNPLSTQDDVASALGKVPGVHCYAKRACSNDEYYAAINRVLDARPSVTIDDGMDLIHELHTRRQDVLKGVVGGCEETTTGIHRLRSMAAEGALKFPVVAVNDTPMKRHFDNVHGTGESSLTAIMTTTNCLIAGKVLVVAGYGYCGRGVARKARGMGAKVVVTEVDPRRALEAHMEGFDVMPMDEAAKVGEIFITTTGNTSILTAHHFPLLRDGALLSNAGHFNVEIDVAWLEEHADEVDRRDGIDTYRLGGKKVHVLAQGRLVNLATPKGMGHPIEVMDLSFALQALSARYMVEHGKDLAPGVYDVPNTIDEEVATRKLAALGIAIDALTEEQKNYLSAWDIGT from the coding sequence ATGAAGACCGGTCAACAGAAGATGGACTGGGCCAGGCAGTATATGCCGGTGCTCGGGAGCATCAGAAAGGAATTTGAGGAGACAAAGCCCCTCGCCGGCGTGACCATCGGCATGGCCCTCCATGTGGAGGCCAAGACCGCGGTGCTCGTCGAGACCCTGGCGGCAGGCGGGGCCGAGGTGCATATCACCGGGTGCAACCCGCTCTCCACCCAGGACGATGTGGCCTCTGCCCTCGGCAAGGTGCCAGGGGTGCACTGTTATGCGAAGCGGGCATGCTCGAATGACGAATACTACGCGGCGATCAACCGCGTCCTCGACGCCCGCCCGTCGGTCACCATCGACGACGGGATGGACCTCATCCATGAGCTCCACACCCGCCGGCAGGACGTCCTCAAGGGCGTCGTCGGCGGGTGCGAGGAGACGACGACCGGGATCCACCGTCTGCGCTCGATGGCGGCCGAGGGGGCCCTGAAGTTCCCGGTGGTCGCGGTGAACGACACCCCCATGAAGCGGCACTTCGACAATGTCCATGGGACCGGCGAGAGTTCGCTGACGGCGATCATGACCACGACCAACTGTCTTATCGCCGGCAAGGTGCTGGTGGTGGCAGGGTACGGCTACTGCGGGCGCGGTGTCGCAAGGAAGGCCCGCGGCATGGGCGCGAAGGTCGTCGTCACCGAGGTGGACCCAAGACGGGCGCTCGAAGCCCATATGGAGGGCTTTGACGTGATGCCGATGGACGAGGCGGCGAAGGTCGGCGAGATCTTCATCACCACCACCGGGAACACCTCGATCCTCACCGCACACCACTTCCCGCTCCTCCGCGACGGGGCGCTCCTCTCCAATGCCGGTCACTTCAATGTGGAGATCGATGTGGCATGGCTTGAGGAGCACGCCGACGAGGTCGACCGGCGGGACGGGATCGACACCTATCGCCTGGGCGGGAAGAAGGTCCATGTCCTGGCCCAGGGCCGCCTGGTCAACCTTGCCACGCCCAAGGGGATGGGCCACCCGATCGAGGTGATGGACCTCTCCTTTGCGCTCCAGGCACTCTCGGCACGCTATATGGTCGAGCACGGGAAGGACCTTGCGCCAGGGGTCTATGATGTCCCGAACACCATCGACGAAGAGGTGGCGACCCGCAAACTCGCCGCCCTCGGGATCGCGATCGATGCCCTGACCGAGGAGCAGAAGAATTATCTCTCGGCCTGGGATATCGGAACATAA